One genomic window of Myxococcus virescens includes the following:
- a CDS encoding winged helix DNA-binding domain-containing protein — protein sequence MPSPTKESGSAPPVRASSRRRLPAQVLGQRALNRALLQRQWLLQRSRAGVMEALEHLVGLQAQATHPPYGALWTRLNGFQQEALTRLVIERQVVRAGMMRGTLHLVTARDCLALRPVLQPALDRGLKHASHGKQLAGVEVQALVAEGRALLEARPSPRGELGRRLQEKWPGHDASALSLGFSSLEPLVVVPPCGTWGHGERMVYATAESWLGQRFEPAAPPDALVMRYLAAFGPASARDLQAWSGLSRMGAVLERLRPELRAYRDEHGVELFDIPNARRPDPDTPAPVRFLSEFDSVLLAHADRTRIISDAARKRVFTLNGIVRATLLVDGFVRGTWRIERARGTATLCITPFARLSREDRAALTDEGGRLLAFAAADVQHADIRFERVG from the coding sequence GTGCCTTCACCCACGAAGGAATCAGGAAGCGCGCCGCCTGTCCGCGCCTCCTCGCGGCGGCGGCTGCCGGCCCAGGTCCTGGGGCAGCGGGCCCTCAACCGGGCCCTGCTCCAGCGGCAGTGGCTGTTGCAGCGCTCCCGGGCGGGCGTGATGGAGGCGCTGGAGCATCTGGTGGGGCTTCAAGCCCAGGCCACCCATCCTCCCTACGGCGCATTGTGGACGCGGCTGAACGGCTTTCAGCAAGAGGCGCTGACCCGGCTCGTGATTGAGCGCCAGGTGGTGCGCGCCGGGATGATGCGCGGGACGTTGCACCTGGTGACCGCGCGTGACTGCCTCGCGCTGCGCCCCGTGCTGCAACCCGCGCTGGACAGGGGGCTGAAGCACGCCTCCCATGGCAAGCAGCTGGCGGGTGTGGAGGTCCAGGCGCTGGTGGCGGAGGGACGGGCGCTGCTGGAGGCACGTCCCAGTCCCCGGGGCGAGCTGGGCCGGCGGCTTCAGGAGAAGTGGCCCGGCCATGATGCGAGCGCCCTGAGCCTGGGTTTCTCGAGCCTGGAGCCGCTCGTTGTGGTGCCACCCTGTGGAACGTGGGGCCATGGCGAGCGGATGGTGTACGCCACCGCCGAGTCCTGGCTCGGCCAGCGCTTCGAGCCCGCCGCGCCGCCAGACGCGCTGGTGATGCGCTACCTCGCCGCGTTTGGCCCCGCGAGCGCCAGGGACCTGCAGGCCTGGTCGGGCCTGTCACGCATGGGCGCTGTCCTGGAGCGGTTGCGGCCTGAGCTGCGCGCCTATCGTGACGAGCACGGCGTCGAGCTGTTCGACATCCCGAATGCCCGGAGGCCCGACCCGGACACGCCCGCGCCCGTCCGCTTCCTGTCCGAATTCGACAGCGTGCTGCTGGCCCACGCGGACCGCACGCGCATCATCTCCGATGCCGCCCGCAAGCGCGTCTTCACCCTCAACGGCATCGTGCGCGCCACCCTCCTCGTGGATGGCTTCGTTCGAGGAACCTGGCGCATTGAACGTGCGCGCGGCACCGCGACCTTGTGCATCACGCCCTTCGCGCGGCTGTCGCGTGAGGACCGCGCCGCGCTGACCGACGAGGGCGGGCGGCTGCTCGCCTTCGCCGCCGCGGATGTCCAGCACGCCGACATTCGCTTCGAGCGGGTGGGGTGA
- a CDS encoding ArsR/SmtB family transcription factor — protein MVTPMVQQRSEQLDAVFHALSDPTRREMLRSLSSGPRSIGELAAPFSMSFAGASKHVKTLERAGLVNRSVEGRTHRCSLAPAPLAGAADWLRFYERFWNDRLDALERELRKPERGGARKGARHE, from the coding sequence ATGGTCACCCCCATGGTTCAGCAACGTTCCGAGCAGCTCGACGCGGTCTTCCACGCGCTTTCCGACCCGACGCGGCGGGAGATGCTGCGCAGCCTGTCCTCGGGACCGAGGAGCATTGGCGAACTGGCGGCGCCGTTCAGCATGTCCTTCGCGGGCGCTTCCAAGCACGTCAAGACGCTGGAGCGTGCGGGGTTGGTGAACAGGTCGGTGGAGGGGCGCACGCATCGGTGCAGTCTCGCGCCGGCGCCGCTGGCCGGAGCGGCTGACTGGCTGCGTTTCTACGAGCGCTTCTGGAATGACCGGCTGGATGCCCTGGAGCGGGAGCTCCGCAAGCCCGAGCGCGGCGGCGCCAGGAAGGGCGCGCGACATGAGTGA
- a CDS encoding AraC family transcriptional regulator — protein METTKTRETLEHWRMGFMGRVANPLFAEELFDRVPDIVFSVKDIRGRYVCISEACAERCGLKSKAAAVGHTAHELFPQHMADRYVRQDEQVFRTGRALVDNLDLTLFNNRKPGWCLTSKVPLFDATGEVMGLACLSKDVHEPGRAGLVDERFAGTIDYIQANYGERLRIDSLARRAGMSAAQFERRMQRIFQLSAGQFIMKTRIDAAAERLVEDAQPISAIALAVGFCDQSALSRQFKQVTGLSPRQYRQLVVATSVPGAPRGKRAR, from the coding sequence ATGGAAACCACCAAAACGCGTGAAACCTTGGAGCACTGGCGGATGGGCTTCATGGGGCGGGTGGCGAATCCGCTGTTCGCGGAGGAGCTGTTCGACCGGGTGCCGGACATCGTCTTCTCGGTGAAGGACATCCGGGGCCGCTACGTGTGCATCAGCGAGGCGTGTGCGGAGCGCTGTGGCCTGAAGAGCAAGGCGGCGGCGGTGGGGCACACGGCGCACGAGCTGTTCCCCCAGCACATGGCGGACCGGTACGTGCGACAGGACGAGCAGGTGTTCCGGACGGGGCGCGCGCTCGTGGACAACCTGGACCTGACGTTGTTCAACAACCGCAAGCCGGGCTGGTGTCTGACGAGCAAGGTGCCGCTGTTCGATGCCACGGGCGAGGTGATGGGGCTGGCGTGTCTGTCCAAGGACGTGCACGAGCCGGGGCGCGCGGGGCTGGTGGACGAGCGCTTCGCGGGGACCATCGACTACATCCAGGCGAACTATGGGGAGCGGCTGCGCATCGACTCGCTGGCGCGACGGGCGGGGATGTCCGCGGCGCAGTTCGAGCGGCGGATGCAGCGCATCTTCCAGCTGTCTGCCGGGCAGTTCATCATGAAGACTCGCATCGACGCGGCGGCGGAGCGGCTGGTGGAGGATGCGCAGCCCATCTCCGCCATCGCCCTGGCGGTGGGCTTCTGTGACCAGAGCGCGCTGTCTCGCCAGTTCAAGCAGGTGACGGGGTTGAGCCCGCGACAGTACCGGCAGCTCGTCGTCGCCACGTCCGTGCCGGGAGCGCCACGGGGCAAGCGGGCTCGCTGA
- a CDS encoding RNA polymerase factor sigma-32 gives MQASNSFSSPDSLSTYLSEINQYPLLTQPQEQELSKRFRAGDLAAGHQLVTANLRFVVKVAYEYRSYGLKMSDLIQEANIGLMKAVQKFDPDKGIRLISYAVWWIRAYIQNCILKNWSLVKLGTTQAQRRLFFSLARTRRELEKMGAGDANVVNAEEIARKLNVKASEVREMEQRMGGRDLSLDAPMGEDGDATHLDFVESESVSAVDEVADRQQANLTRELVQRALRRLDPRERFIIEQRVMGDAEMTLSELGEHFGFSRERARQLEIRAKDKLKLALATLMAEAGVDESTLNA, from the coding sequence ATGCAGGCTTCCAACTCCTTCTCCTCCCCTGATTCGCTCTCCACCTACCTGTCGGAGATCAACCAGTACCCGCTGCTCACCCAGCCGCAGGAGCAGGAGCTGTCGAAGCGCTTCCGCGCGGGGGACCTGGCCGCGGGCCACCAGTTGGTGACGGCGAACCTCCGCTTCGTGGTGAAGGTGGCCTACGAGTACCGCTCCTACGGCCTGAAGATGTCGGACCTCATCCAGGAGGCGAACATCGGCCTGATGAAGGCCGTGCAGAAGTTCGATCCGGACAAGGGCATCCGCCTCATCTCCTACGCCGTCTGGTGGATTCGCGCGTACATCCAGAACTGCATCCTGAAGAACTGGAGCCTGGTGAAGCTGGGCACCACGCAGGCGCAGCGCCGCCTCTTTTTCAGCCTGGCCCGCACGCGCCGCGAGCTGGAGAAGATGGGCGCCGGCGACGCGAACGTGGTCAACGCCGAGGAGATTGCGCGCAAGCTGAACGTGAAGGCCTCCGAGGTGCGCGAGATGGAGCAGCGCATGGGCGGCCGTGACTTGTCCCTGGACGCGCCCATGGGCGAGGACGGCGACGCCACGCACCTGGACTTCGTGGAGTCCGAGTCCGTCTCCGCGGTGGACGAGGTCGCCGACCGGCAGCAGGCCAACCTCACCCGCGAGCTCGTGCAGCGCGCCCTGCGCCGCCTGGACCCGCGCGAGCGCTTCATCATCGAGCAGCGCGTCATGGGCGACGCGGAGATGACGCTCAGCGAGCTGGGCGAGCACTTCGGCTTCTCCCGCGAGCGCGCCCGTCAGCTGGAGATTCGGGCGAAGGACAAGCTCAAGCTCGCGCTGGCCACGCTGATGGCCGAGGCCGGCGTCGACGAGAGCACGCTCAACGCCTGA
- a CDS encoding SDR family oxidoreductase yields MSKSRRKVVLITGASSGIGQACAELLGAHGHAVHGTSRHPRADGAHHRMAVLDVTDEDSVQRAVASVLAAEGRLDVVVNCAGFVMAGAVEDVSVEEAQRQMDTNFFGVLRVCRAVLPTMRAQRSGLIVNMSSMGGAAGLPFQGLYSASKFALEGMTESLRQEVAAFGIEATLLQPGDVLTRVREYRQRARQSGPGSAYQEAFERVMNLVESGEGAGVPPEQVARKLLALVERQRVDVRYSVGHLSQRVGLVSKRLLPGRTFEHLVMALHGMSRR; encoded by the coding sequence ATGAGCAAGTCGCGACGCAAGGTGGTCCTCATCACTGGCGCATCCTCTGGCATCGGTCAGGCCTGCGCGGAGCTCCTGGGGGCACATGGCCACGCCGTCCATGGTACCAGCCGCCATCCCCGCGCGGATGGTGCCCACCACCGGATGGCCGTGTTGGACGTCACGGATGAGGATTCCGTTCAGCGCGCGGTGGCGTCGGTGCTCGCGGCCGAGGGCCGGCTCGACGTGGTGGTGAACTGCGCGGGCTTCGTGATGGCCGGCGCCGTGGAGGACGTGTCCGTCGAAGAAGCCCAGCGGCAGATGGACACCAACTTCTTCGGCGTGCTGCGCGTCTGCCGGGCGGTGCTCCCCACGATGCGCGCGCAGCGGTCGGGCCTCATCGTCAACATGAGCTCCATGGGCGGCGCCGCCGGGCTTCCCTTCCAGGGGCTCTACAGCGCCAGCAAGTTCGCCCTGGAGGGAATGACGGAGAGCCTCCGGCAGGAAGTCGCCGCCTTCGGCATCGAGGCCACGCTGCTGCAGCCCGGGGATGTCCTCACGCGCGTGCGCGAGTACCGGCAGCGCGCCCGGCAGTCCGGTCCCGGGTCCGCCTACCAGGAGGCCTTCGAGCGCGTCATGAACCTGGTGGAGTCAGGAGAAGGCGCGGGCGTTCCTCCCGAGCAGGTCGCCCGGAAGCTCCTGGCCCTGGTGGAGCGGCAGCGCGTGGACGTGCGTTACTCCGTGGGTCACTTGTCGCAGCGCGTCGGCCTGGTGTCGAAGCGCCTGCTGCCCGGGCGCACCTTCGAGCACCTCGTGATGGCGCTCCACGGCATGTCGCGGCGCTGA